In Streptomyces longhuiensis, the following proteins share a genomic window:
- a CDS encoding MFS transporter, translating to MTGQPVGGGAVKAFPVARSEAGLLVPALMFIALVVAAVGSLGTPLITSVATSFHVSLGSAQWTLTIALLSGAVATPVLGRLGAGRHRRATILATLAVVVAGSVLTVLPLPFAWLLAGRAAQGVGLGLTALMMGVARDHLPEERSAAVIALISVVSIIGAGVGYPLAALLAELGGVRAAYGLGLVVTAAALLTAWRSMPEAPEGRSAHVDVAGAVVLAAALLLVLFLAGERNLWSRHLAVAAGLAVVAVVLLCVWAVIELRSTTPLVDVRAVRHPAVAGANLAMFVGGIGMYLLLTLITRYAQTPHGAGYGFGLTTFVAGLVLIPFSVLGFVAGKLTPRVRTRIADPLLLAGSAVVVGGGFAVFAAARSDLAELFAAMGVLGFGVGGFSAAMPGVILAVTPKSETSSAMSFNYVVRSVGYSVGSAIGGLILAAGTGPGRLFPDDSAYTTAALVGIGAMAITTLTSLALARRRSSETNS from the coding sequence GTGACCGGGCAGCCGGTCGGCGGGGGCGCGGTGAAGGCGTTCCCGGTGGCGCGTTCCGAGGCGGGGCTGCTGGTCCCCGCCCTGATGTTCATCGCTCTGGTCGTGGCGGCGGTCGGCAGCCTCGGGACGCCGCTCATCACCAGCGTGGCGACCTCGTTCCACGTCTCGCTCGGCAGCGCGCAGTGGACGCTGACCATCGCGCTGCTCAGCGGCGCCGTCGCCACCCCGGTCCTGGGCCGGCTCGGAGCAGGCCGGCACCGGCGGGCCACGATCCTCGCCACGCTGGCGGTCGTCGTCGCCGGAAGCGTGCTCACCGTGCTGCCGCTGCCGTTCGCGTGGCTGCTGGCCGGCAGGGCGGCTCAGGGCGTCGGGCTCGGGCTGACGGCGCTGATGATGGGCGTGGCCCGGGACCACCTCCCCGAGGAGCGCAGCGCGGCCGTGATCGCCCTGATCTCGGTGGTCTCGATCATCGGGGCCGGCGTCGGCTACCCGCTGGCCGCGCTGCTCGCCGAGCTCGGCGGGGTACGGGCCGCGTACGGTCTCGGCCTGGTCGTCACCGCCGCCGCCCTCCTGACCGCGTGGCGCTCCATGCCCGAAGCCCCCGAAGGCCGCTCCGCCCACGTGGACGTGGCAGGCGCGGTGGTCCTGGCCGCTGCGCTGCTCCTGGTGCTGTTCCTCGCCGGTGAACGGAATCTGTGGAGCCGGCACCTCGCCGTGGCGGCGGGCCTCGCCGTCGTCGCGGTGGTGCTGCTCTGCGTCTGGGCCGTCATCGAGCTGCGCAGCACGACGCCCCTGGTCGATGTGCGGGCGGTGCGGCACCCGGCGGTCGCCGGGGCGAACCTCGCCATGTTCGTCGGTGGGATCGGCATGTACCTCCTGCTCACGCTCATCACCCGGTACGCGCAGACGCCGCACGGCGCCGGCTACGGCTTCGGGCTGACGACCTTCGTCGCCGGGCTGGTCCTCATCCCGTTCTCCGTGCTGGGGTTCGTCGCCGGCAAGCTCACGCCGCGGGTCCGGACGCGGATCGCCGACCCCCTGCTCCTGGCAGGCAGCGCCGTCGTGGTCGGCGGCGGGTTCGCCGTGTTCGCGGCGGCCCGGTCGGACCTGGCCGAACTGTTCGCGGCGATGGGCGTGCTCGGCTTCGGCGTCGGCGGCTTCTCGGCCGCGATGCCCGGCGTCATCCTGGCCGTCACCCCCAAGAGCGAGACGTCGAGCGCCATGAGCTTCAACTACGTCGTCCGCAGCGTCGGGTACTCCGTGGGCAGCGCCATCGGCGGCCTGATCCTCGCCGCGGGCACCGGCCCCGGCCGGCTCTTCCCCGACGACAGCGCCTACACCACCGCGGCGCTGGTCGGCATCGGCGCCATGGCGATCACGACGCTGACAAGCCTCGCTCTCGCCCGCCGACGCTCGTCCGAGACCAACTCGTAA
- a CDS encoding DUF1330 domain-containing protein — protein sequence MPKGYWVSAYRTISDPEKLAAYNKLAGPAVKAGGGRVLVRGGRVVAHDAGIAERTVLIEFDSFEQAVAAHESAAYQEALVALSDGVERDFRIVEGID from the coding sequence ATGCCCAAGGGCTACTGGGTCAGCGCCTACCGCACCATTTCAGACCCTGAGAAGCTGGCTGCTTACAACAAGCTGGCCGGTCCGGCCGTCAAGGCCGGGGGCGGCCGGGTCCTCGTCCGTGGCGGTCGGGTCGTGGCGCATGATGCCGGAATCGCCGAGCGCACCGTCCTGATCGAGTTCGACAGCTTCGAGCAGGCCGTCGCGGCGCACGAGAGTGCGGCCTACCAGGAGGCGCTGGTCGCCCTCTCCGACGGCGTCGAGCGCGACTTCCGCATCGTCGAAGGCATCGACTGA
- a CDS encoding DUF1876 domain-containing protein — translation MTHAEEWKVGVYLTEEDGVTKARAVLANGKTQMVGRGKARCSPQDVEIPAIGDELAASRAMRDLAGQLMHAADRDLAAVGAVPDPPRTAYGWPDDAGLAR, via the coding sequence ATGACACACGCCGAAGAGTGGAAGGTCGGCGTCTACCTGACCGAGGAGGACGGCGTCACCAAAGCCCGGGCAGTGCTCGCCAACGGGAAGACGCAAATGGTCGGACGCGGCAAGGCGCGCTGCAGTCCCCAGGACGTGGAAATCCCCGCGATAGGGGACGAGCTCGCGGCGAGCCGGGCGATGCGCGACCTGGCCGGTCAGCTGATGCACGCCGCCGACCGGGACCTGGCGGCGGTGGGCGCCGTACCCGATCCGCCGCGCACCGCCTACGGCTGGCCGGATGACGCGGGCCTGGCGAGGTAG
- a CDS encoding DUF72 domain-containing protein: MPMLVGTSGWQYEDWRGGLYPPGLPQRLWLEEYARRFATVENNNAFYRLPTKEIFGSWRERTPEGFVMAVKASRYLTHMKRLRDPEGPVHRLLDRAEGLGDRLGPVLLQLPPHLREDVGALDMCLGCFPCTVRVAVELRHTSWWDAGRELRAVLERHGSALCWADRGSRPVTPLWRTASWGYVRFHGGIAQPPPRYGRQALKSWAGRIADAWPDRDDVYVYFNNDLGGAAVIDATRFARAAVTLGRTVSRTPSSVAGPCRPGAVSDR; encoded by the coding sequence ATGCCCATGCTCGTCGGAACCTCGGGGTGGCAGTACGAGGACTGGCGCGGCGGTCTCTACCCGCCCGGCCTGCCGCAGCGGTTGTGGCTGGAGGAGTACGCCCGTCGATTCGCGACCGTCGAGAACAACAACGCCTTCTACCGGCTCCCGACGAAGGAGATCTTCGGGTCTTGGCGGGAGCGGACGCCTGAGGGGTTCGTCATGGCGGTCAAGGCCAGCCGCTATCTGACCCACATGAAGCGGCTGCGTGACCCCGAGGGGCCGGTGCACCGTCTGCTGGACCGTGCCGAGGGCCTTGGTGACCGTCTGGGGCCCGTACTGCTGCAATTGCCGCCGCACCTCCGGGAGGACGTCGGGGCGCTGGATATGTGCCTGGGCTGCTTTCCCTGCACGGTTCGGGTAGCCGTTGAACTGCGGCACACCTCGTGGTGGGACGCGGGGCGGGAGCTTCGGGCGGTACTCGAGCGGCACGGCAGCGCGCTGTGCTGGGCGGACCGGGGATCACGGCCGGTGACACCGCTGTGGCGCACCGCGTCCTGGGGGTACGTGCGCTTCCACGGCGGCATCGCCCAGCCGCCGCCCCGCTATGGCCGGCAGGCGTTGAAGTCCTGGGCCGGACGCATCGCCGACGCCTGGCCGGACCGTGACGACGTGTACGTGTACTTCAACAACGACCTGGGCGGTGCGGCCGTCATCGACGCTACGAGGTTCGCCCGGGCCGCTGTCACGCTGGGCCGGACAGTGAGCCGGACGCCGTCCTCCGTCGCGGGGCCATGCCGACCGGGCGCCGTTTCGGACAGGTGA
- a CDS encoding transglycosylase SLT domain-containing protein: MTFSAPITAAACPTRFKRATVTVLAAAGLAGAALTFAPSPAQAAEPTAAPKVAHSVSTKKATDGNNVDGWINEALAIMKAKGIPGTYEGLHRNIMRESSGNPNAVNGYDVNAVKGTPSKGLLQVIQPTFDAYHVAGTSKSLTDPVANITAAANYAADRYGSIDNVNSAY, translated from the coding sequence ATGACCTTCTCCGCCCCGATCACCGCTGCCGCCTGCCCCACCCGCTTCAAGCGCGCCACCGTCACGGTCCTGGCCGCCGCCGGTCTCGCGGGTGCAGCGCTGACCTTCGCTCCGTCCCCCGCGCAGGCCGCCGAGCCCACCGCGGCGCCGAAGGTCGCTCACTCGGTCTCGACGAAGAAGGCCACCGACGGGAACAACGTCGACGGCTGGATCAACGAGGCCCTCGCGATCATGAAGGCCAAGGGCATCCCCGGTACCTACGAGGGTCTGCACCGCAACATCATGCGTGAGTCCTCCGGCAACCCGAACGCCGTGAACGGCTACGACGTCAACGCGGTCAAGGGCACCCCGTCCAAGGGCCTGCTCCAGGTCATCCAGCCGACCTTCGACGCCTACCACGTCGCCGGCACCTCCAAGAGTCTGACGGACCCGGTCGCCAACATCACCGCGGCCGCCAACTACGCCGCCGACCGCTACGGCTCCATCGACAACGTCAACTCCGCGTACTGA
- a CDS encoding UxaA family hydrolase, translated as MTRLCLHPNTGAVVLVALCCESFDRVALANHIRESGRPVRALVIQETGVPAPPSRRAARPSGAPLDVLKDMLRARSAWSDLTVGTICGGSDGTSDSPPTLPSVAPSTASPRVVPGACSRRPAS; from the coding sequence ATGACGCGGCTCTGTCTGCACCCCAACACCGGTGCGGTGGTGCTCGTCGCGCTCTGCTGCGAATCCTTCGACCGAGTCGCTCTCGCGAACCACATCCGCGAGAGCGGACGTCCGGTGCGGGCCCTGGTCATCCAGGAGACCGGCGTACCCGCGCCACCATCGAGGCGGGCCGCGCGGCCGTCCGGGGCGCCCCTCGACGTACTCAAGGACATGCTGCGCGCGCGGTCAGCCTGGTCGGACCTGACCGTGGGCACTATCTGCGGCGGTTCGGACGGCACCAGCGACTCACCGCCAACCCTGCCGTCGGTTGCGCCTTCGACCGCCTCACCGCGCGTGGTGCCTGGTGCATGTTCAAGGAGACCGGCGAGCTGA
- a CDS encoding GYD domain-containing protein, protein MPKFLIQATYTPEGTKGLLKEGASSRRAAVDSVVTSLGGHVEAMYFAFGEDDIVLIVDFPDPVSMAAVSLTVKASGALHTRATPLLTLDEIDEAARRQVAFRSPGT, encoded by the coding sequence ATGCCGAAGTTCCTCATCCAGGCCACCTACACGCCCGAGGGCACCAAGGGTCTGCTCAAGGAAGGCGCGAGTAGCCGTCGCGCCGCCGTCGACTCTGTCGTCACCAGCCTCGGCGGGCACGTCGAGGCCATGTACTTCGCCTTCGGGGAGGACGACATCGTGCTGATCGTCGACTTCCCCGACCCGGTCTCCATGGCCGCCGTCAGCCTCACCGTCAAGGCCAGCGGAGCCCTCCACACCCGGGCCACCCCTCTCCTCACCCTCGACGAGATCGACGAGGCCGCCCGTCGGCAAGTCGCCTTCCGCTCCCCCGGCACGTGA
- a CDS encoding VOC family protein — MDMKLEVIVVPVSDVDRAKDFYTALGWRLDADIAPDGDFRVVQVTPPGSPASVIFGTSVTEQAPGSARGLHLVVDDIEAAHDELRRRGADPSDVFHDAGGVFHHAGADARVPGPDPQRGSYGSFLSFSDPDGNGWLLQEVTARAPGRLDPAATSFASAEDLAGALRRTAAAHGEHEARIGAEDPDWPDWYARYLVSEQAGTEPPS; from the coding sequence ATGGACATGAAACTCGAGGTAATCGTAGTGCCGGTGTCCGACGTCGACCGGGCCAAGGACTTCTATACGGCGCTGGGCTGGAGGCTCGACGCGGACATCGCCCCTGACGGGGACTTCCGGGTGGTGCAGGTGACCCCTCCAGGCTCCCCGGCGTCGGTCATCTTCGGCACATCCGTCACCGAGCAGGCCCCGGGTTCGGCTCGAGGCCTGCACCTGGTCGTCGACGACATCGAGGCGGCCCACGATGAGCTGAGACGGCGCGGCGCAGACCCGAGCGATGTGTTTCACGACGCCGGCGGCGTCTTCCACCACGCCGGCGCTGACGCCCGGGTTCCTGGCCCTGATCCACAACGCGGCAGCTATGGCTCCTTCCTGTCGTTCAGCGACCCGGACGGCAACGGCTGGCTCCTGCAAGAGGTCACCGCACGGGCTCCGGGACGGCTGGATCCCGCGGCCACATCGTTCGCCTCGGCCGAGGACCTGGCGGGCGCCCTACGGCGGACCGCAGCGGCTCACGGCGAGCACGAGGCGCGCATCGGTGCGGAGGACCCGGACTGGCCGGACTGGTACGCGCGGTACCTGGTGAGCGAGCAGGCCGGGACGGAGCCGCCGTCGTGA
- a CDS encoding SDR family oxidoreductase: MVVVVGGSAGIGLETARQVRAAGGELVLVARDAERLKRAADELNPLSTAAFDAQDTDRLERFLGEVPGPVDHVMVTAGSPSYTPLAELDLAEAGCDFGRRIAMMLAVARAGRGKVKAGGTLLFIGGTGGRRPAPGMAVMGALTAALPALTANLALEVAPVRVNLIAAGFVDTPLSASLLGDQLEARREELRKTLPIGRVVGPADVAALAVHIMANGALTGATYDIDGGQQLIAH, encoded by the coding sequence ATGGTCGTGGTGGTGGGAGGGAGCGCGGGCATCGGTCTGGAGACCGCGCGACAGGTGCGTGCGGCCGGCGGCGAGCTGGTGCTCGTGGCGCGCGATGCCGAACGCCTCAAGCGGGCGGCGGACGAATTGAACCCCCTGAGCACGGCCGCGTTCGACGCCCAGGACACCGACCGCCTGGAGCGCTTTCTCGGAGAGGTGCCCGGACCGGTCGACCATGTCATGGTCACGGCCGGCAGCCCGTCGTACACCCCCCTCGCCGAACTCGACCTGGCCGAGGCCGGGTGTGACTTCGGCAGGCGTATCGCGATGATGCTGGCGGTGGCGCGGGCCGGCCGGGGCAAGGTCAAGGCCGGGGGAACGCTGCTGTTCATCGGTGGCACCGGAGGCCGGCGCCCCGCGCCCGGGATGGCCGTGATGGGCGCCCTCACCGCGGCACTGCCGGCGCTGACCGCCAACCTGGCGCTGGAGGTCGCTCCGGTCCGGGTCAACCTGATCGCGGCCGGGTTCGTGGACACGCCGCTGTCAGCCTCCCTCCTCGGTGACCAACTTGAGGCGCGGCGCGAGGAGTTGAGGAAGACGCTGCCCATCGGCCGGGTCGTCGGACCGGCGGATGTCGCCGCCCTCGCGGTGCACATCATGGCCAACGGCGCTCTCACTGGTGCCACGTACGACATCGACGGGGGCCAGCAGCTCATCGCACACTGA
- a CDS encoding isochorismatase family cysteine hydrolase: MTSEARYAPDETALLIVDPYNDFLSEGGKLWPRAKEVAEGVGLLDHMGTMLATARSRGFRVFIVPHHQTTPSDYLTWDHLSPTQQRIVTQQTFAKGSWGAEWHPDFQPREDELVMRQHWASSGFANTDLDFMLKQHHIRKILLIGMRANTCVDTTARFGQELGYHVTLIRDAIASFSWEEMTATFELNAPLYAHAILTTAEFVDIVNGGAGKGSP, translated from the coding sequence ATGACTTCTGAAGCGCGATACGCACCGGACGAAACCGCTCTTCTGATCGTCGACCCGTACAACGACTTCCTTTCCGAGGGCGGCAAGCTGTGGCCCCGAGCAAAGGAAGTGGCGGAAGGCGTCGGGCTGCTCGACCACATGGGCACCATGCTCGCGACGGCCCGCAGCCGGGGCTTTCGCGTCTTCATCGTGCCCCACCACCAGACGACGCCCAGCGACTACCTCACATGGGACCACCTGTCCCCGACCCAGCAGCGCATCGTGACGCAGCAGACCTTTGCCAAGGGCAGCTGGGGAGCCGAGTGGCACCCCGACTTCCAGCCTCGCGAGGACGAGCTCGTCATGCGCCAGCACTGGGCCTCGAGCGGTTTCGCGAACACCGACCTCGACTTCATGCTCAAGCAGCATCACATCCGGAAGATCCTGCTGATCGGTATGCGGGCCAACACCTGTGTGGACACCACCGCACGCTTCGGCCAGGAGCTGGGCTACCACGTGACCCTCATCCGCGACGCCATCGCCTCCTTCAGCTGGGAGGAGATGACAGCGACATTCGAGCTCAACGCTCCCCTGTACGCCCACGCCATCCTCACAACAGCCGAGTTCGTCGACATCGTGAACGGCGGGGCAGGCAAGGGTTCCCCGTAG
- a CDS encoding serine hydrolase domain-containing protein: MQTRSRTLTAVAAALVLGLTAGPLAAPAFASPAGSATAAHATTGPDAEALRAALAGLPDSDATAALVRVGGSDGTWRGSSGVHDLASSRKADPNALFRAGSTTKVVTAAVVLQLAAEDKVELDAPVQHYLPGLLSSAFKLVTVRELLNHTSGIQAGDGFGDSFEDAYAHRFDTLTPKQVVASAVAKGPEFDPGEQQDYLNINYTVLGMLIEKVTAHSYAAEATRRVLRPAGMHHTYFPGTDPRIHGPHNHGYQAVKRADGTTKFVDVTEWNQADRWAAGDMISTTADLERLITHLFRGEIVPKPQLEEMFTVPSNIEGADMSAGLQRFEYGGKVYWLKSGARYGYSAVVAATSDLSRTLVYSVDSTDAKGESMNPVAQRIALAALK; the protein is encoded by the coding sequence ATGCAGACGCGCAGCCGTACCCTCACCGCCGTGGCCGCAGCCCTCGTCCTCGGCCTGACGGCCGGACCGCTCGCCGCCCCCGCCTTCGCCTCCCCCGCCGGGTCCGCCACGGCCGCTCACGCCACCACCGGCCCGGACGCCGAGGCCCTGCGCGCCGCGCTCGCCGGGCTGCCGGACTCCGACGCGACGGCCGCGCTCGTACGGGTCGGCGGCAGCGACGGGACATGGCGCGGGAGCTCCGGGGTGCACGATCTCGCGAGCAGCCGGAAGGCGGACCCGAACGCGCTCTTCCGTGCCGGTTCGACCACGAAGGTGGTCACGGCGGCGGTGGTGCTGCAACTCGCGGCGGAGGACAAGGTCGAACTGGACGCCCCGGTGCAGCACTATCTCCCCGGGCTCCTGTCGTCCGCCTTCAAGCTCGTCACCGTACGGGAGTTGCTGAACCACACCAGCGGGATCCAGGCGGGCGACGGCTTCGGCGACTCCTTCGAGGACGCGTACGCACACCGCTTCGACACGCTCACGCCGAAGCAGGTCGTCGCCTCGGCGGTGGCGAAGGGCCCGGAGTTCGACCCGGGCGAGCAGCAGGACTACCTGAACATCAACTACACGGTCCTCGGCATGCTGATCGAGAAGGTCACGGCACACTCGTACGCCGCCGAGGCCACCCGGCGCGTACTCCGCCCCGCCGGAATGCACCACACGTACTTCCCCGGCACCGACCCCCGCATCCACGGACCGCACAACCACGGCTACCAGGCGGTGAAGCGCGCGGACGGCACGACGAAGTTCGTCGACGTCACCGAGTGGAACCAGGCGGACCGCTGGGCGGCGGGCGACATGATCTCCACGACGGCGGACCTGGAGCGGCTGATCACTCACCTCTTCCGGGGCGAGATCGTCCCGAAGCCGCAGCTGGAGGAAATGTTCACCGTCCCCTCGAACATCGAGGGTGCCGACATGAGCGCCGGGCTCCAGCGCTTCGAGTACGGCGGCAAGGTGTACTGGCTCAAGTCCGGCGCCCGCTACGGCTACAGCGCGGTCGTCGCCGCCACCAGCGACCTCTCCCGCACCCTCGTCTACTCGGTCGACTCCACGGACGCGAAGGGCGAGTCGATGAACCCGGTGGCGCAACGGATCGCGCTGGCGGCGCTCAAGTAG
- a CDS encoding cupin domain-containing protein produces MNAQTAPKAVLTRAATAETTADPSSVMTLLADHGTDGSALTSYRSTFAKGAVGAPAHFHTKASELFFVLDGALRVLIDDEVKVLEKGDFLLVPPHTPHAFAAAPGREADVLFVFSPGMPRFDYLRLLGRVMRGEAGFEEIKNSSELYDNHYVDSPVWQAALQDAK; encoded by the coding sequence ATGAACGCGCAGACCGCACCCAAGGCCGTCCTCACCCGTGCCGCCACCGCCGAGACCACTGCGGACCCCAGCAGCGTGATGACACTGCTCGCGGACCACGGCACGGACGGCAGCGCCCTCACCAGCTACCGCTCCACCTTCGCGAAGGGCGCGGTCGGTGCTCCCGCGCACTTTCACACCAAGGCGTCCGAGCTGTTCTTCGTCTTGGACGGCGCCTTGCGGGTGCTGATCGACGACGAGGTCAAGGTTTTGGAGAAGGGCGACTTCCTGCTGGTCCCGCCGCATACTCCGCACGCTTTCGCTGCGGCCCCGGGCCGCGAGGCGGATGTGCTGTTCGTCTTCAGCCCGGGCATGCCGCGCTTCGACTACCTGCGCCTGCTGGGCCGTGTGATGCGTGGCGAGGCCGGTTTCGAGGAGATCAAGAACTCTTCGGAGCTGTACGACAACCACTACGTCGACAGCCCTGTCTGGCAGGCCGCCCTTCAGGACGCCAAGTAG